From the Manihot esculenta cultivar AM560-2 chromosome 14, M.esculenta_v8, whole genome shotgun sequence genome, the window TttctgatgccaggagatcttagggatcctggtcttccacctccctgaggtctctatgtctcagtttggtgttggtgccgggagatcttggggatcccggtcttgtaccccctgaggtctctatgtctcagtttgGTGTTTGTGCCGGGAGATGtcggggatcccggtcttgtaccctctgaggtctctatgtctcagtgaggttttctgatgccaggagatcttggggatcctggtcttccacctccctgaggtctctatgtctcagtttgGTGTTTTGAtatctgttcttttctttttctgagaGAGTTCATACTCACAATAATAGAGATAATCATTGCATTGTTATAAGGTGGTGTTATTCCATTCATTCCTGTTTTCATAGTACAAAGATTTCTTTTTACAAATATTCTAAGGAAAGTACCTCTTATGCTTCTCCAGTTCATTCACCCTTCTGTTCCTCCAACGAGCATGTTGATGGTCCTACTAGGCCCATCATTCAATGGCCCTGCTCCCATTCCCCTGAGTGTTTGCGCTGCTGGGTTAGGCTGAGTCCTTTGTTCTTGcgatttttttataaagttcttgaggtgtccccgctttatcagcctctcgatctcagcaatcaactggaagcagttattggtgtcgtgaCCGTGCGTGCGATGATACTGACAGTATTTATCAGGATTTCGCTGATCTGCTCCAGTTCTCATAGGCCTGGGCCATTGTAGGAACTCTTTGTCTTGGaaggccatgagcacttcggctctggaggtgTTGAGTGGGGTTGGCTTCTCTGGAACCCACCGAGGGAGTGGATTCTATTCTGAGACCCGAGGAAGGAGGGATttttggtcccttcgctcccaagGCTGTCGGTAGGGCTCAGGCCTTCTGCCTTGCTTCTTCTCTTGCCTTTCTGGCCTTCTTTCTTCCAGAGCTTTCCCCTTATCAGCCGCTCCCTTAGCAAATCTGCTAGTTACCAAGGCAtcgtcctgccttatgtatttttcagcccgcttcatcagctctgccaacgaggtcggaggcttcctgcttaatgagccaaagaactcaGCCGAGGTCgttcccttctgcatggcttccaccgctcttccctcatcgagctcgggaatctgtaaggcctccgtattgaaacgggcgacgtaCTCCCTAAGCGATTCGTCTCTCTTCTGCCTGATCGTCTCCAGGTAGCTCGTTTTCCTATCCGCGGGCACCCCGGCgataaaccggctgatgaaacgaatggccagatctccaaagctattgatacttccggcctccaggctgttgaaccatgtccgtgctggccccgagagcgtcatcgggaataccttgcacatcaaggcatctgacaaagtctgcagctccatgaaagtttTGTAATTCAAGACGTGTTCCCGGGGGTTTCCAGCTCCGTCGTACGCCgccataggtggcatcataaattttttcgggacggtctcctgctgcacccaccttgagaagggtgaagaggtagGCAGAAGAGTTTGGCTGGGGTCCTCCGCCCCTAACTCAGCCAAAAGTTGCTCTCTCATCCtctgcagcttttggtctacgcTCTCTCCTTCTTGCCTGAGCTTTTTCTCCGTGTGACCTTCCTCCTCCCATGTTTCGCTCCCTGCTCTTCTGGTGGTTCTAGCAGAATAGCTATCAACTTCATCGTTCTCTATCAGTTCCCTCACCTTCCTTCCATGAATTCGAGCttccggctcttcctcttctccggctctTCTCGCCCCGTCTCCGGTTTCTTGGCTGACCGTTCGGAGATGGTTGAAGGTAGGCTGAGGTTCGTTGGTCCAGGGTTCTTTCACCACCGGCAACACCTGTattggggtgctaaggccccgttgttgcattatctgccccagccagtgggcggtgttttgtagcTGAAGAGCGAAGGTttggatgtaacgacccggaaatcggaccgctaccggcgctaggatccagattgacataaggtcaccgggacccgtagcaagcctgctatactctctgaatacctgtaaaatcccatacatgatcatacattttctgtaaaaatataaaaacttttctctataccaaggctcaacctgtgcatgcactatctctgtgctacagaaccccttactagagcttgctctagacgggttaaaactCACACTATGTTAAGCCTAGATTCTCATACACATAAAAACCCATTTACATAAgcaaaccatgtatacaaaaagggatttacaaagtatatgggtcaagcacaatactatcctCTGTACAAGACTAAAACAATACTAAAACATCTCTAGTACtaatatattacatgtccacactatgctattacaaaactctttactctttctgtacacTGCTgaactctgacttcccatagctaactccggccctgcaaaactgaggGGTGatggagggggtgagctatactagcccaatgagtagaacaataaaacagttcattaattatatgctttcatgaaatgcgccacagcacaaacatttcacatcacggattggacatgacctcaaaactccctctgtcggtgcccggcccccctaaggagctcacacaggtctttcattacatattttagtgcccggcccccaaaggagctcacacaggacttaccTAAACATAACAgatattgaggtcgccttggtccatccacatccacagtaaataatgcaatgcatcatattcgtgacactagtgcaatcaacctattacatataatcatgatgcataaacatgctttaggcatttgattttctcaattaaaaagattaagtttagttccactcacctctggcagacgctggactgactctgcaacagctaacactgatggcctcctcggtccctcgggtccgatcctacacaagtgaacttgaatgaggtgccaaacacactctaaacaactcataaacaactccccaacaACCATCTAaaacatcctagaacaatcatagaaatcatgcaaaggaatgctggacagggcactttcggcggcaggttcggcggccgaacaccctctccagagacgaaactcgggcactttcgatgacaccttcggcggccgaaagtcccttcagatccgaaagtctaaactttcgggggcgaggttcggggctgaaagaccttccaaagccgaaagtcaccaccttcggcggcatgttcggcggccgaacctcccctccagagacgaaagtcccaactttcgggggcaaggttaggcggctaaAACAGCCTCcctaaggggttcggcggccgaaccttgcttcggtggccgaacttgagtttctcaGACAGGAAGAACCTGTTCCAAACTCATGCTTCCAGCCTCCAACaacaacaaacaacacccaaatcatgcatactaaCTCTCAACAACTTATACAAACCATAtaccaagcatataggggcctaaCAACCAGGTCAAACCCcacaaacaacatcaaaacacatatgatcaacataagcTCAACTTATGGATCTACTAAAAACCAtcccataaaactctcttaaactctttaaaacatgcttaaaacatatggggaggtgaagatccatgcttacctcttgaagaacgagaggatcgATGGTCCTAATTCGGAGATGTGGTGGAAAACGATCCAAAGTCTCCAAGTTCACAACTTTTgccttctttgctcaaaaactctaaAAACCAAGTTCAACCacattaaaacatgcaagatttgaagaaatctcatgaaaacatCCCAAGGGAAACAAAACCTACCTTTGACAAAAAACACAGAGCTCAAACACCctccatttccggtcaaagggcttttataggtagccaaccgcctctccttcggcggccaaagctgcatgcaaaaccatgcaatgttcggcggccgaacttcaccttcggcggccgaacctggcaactgtccccttggtcttttccttttcaaaacccaatttcctttcactttaaaaccataaaacactaaaaaaaaaacattttagaaaacctttctcttacccttctaggaacctccgacatcctcaaattccagattccaacggagattccgccggaaagtcagAATTTCGATGTcggcgtctagccgggtattacattggaggtcctggttggacaaggcATCGGCGGATACATTCCCCGCCgggcttggcgaggggttgaaagggatAGGTGGTTGATCgtttggagttgtaggactgaaaaaagagaactgctgcccctcttgggcagagctcaggtcgttTGGAGTGTTAAGATTGTTGTTTTCATTGTTattagccattgtggatctcagtgggtattgtgagagtggaactccggtgatgaaaagatctccttcgttcccacagacggcgccacttgatgatctgagatccagaaaataggattttacaagagttctgtaaaactggaaaaagttTAGACCTAGAGGGGagtatttttccttttatatgtattcttttgtccgctagtgacgtgtaacagaatgtatatcactgggccacctgtccctgccgcGTTGATATGGATGTACGAGGAAATCAAATCTctgtcccatgcgtaacggcctctgattctctccaggtgcgcatgcggatggtccctCGTGAAGGGTGGGTAGGTCTCCTTCCTGATTCCGGGCTGAACCGGAAGATATGATATGGGCTGAACCCAGAGAGGATTTGTTCATCGGGCCTAAAGAGTTaggccggcctgattgaggaGATCGATGGGAGTCCGGTCTCCAGACTGAGTGGACCGGACTTGATGCGTATATGAGGCTTGAGGGCCTCTAGATAAGAGGCTGGTATCGTGGACCTGATCTCAGGTCGGGGTGAAAAAATTCAGCGGTCATCAAAAAGTAAATgagaaaatttaataatgagTTTAGTTTAATGATatgaaatcattttaaaaagtcGAAAAGTATCTAGTATGCAATTTAATTGGagctatttataaaaaaatatatattttataaaaatatgatttatttataaatatatatataattctgcataaaataactattttataaaaatatatatataattgcaaTTTTCCTCACCACTAATTCTGcataaaataactattttataaaaatattatatatttatttataaatatatatatataatacacaTATTATTGACTTCAATTTAAATCAATCTCTTTAcaaaagattttaaaaaaataatttttttacgcgttttttaattatctcaaaattattatttatttttttatttaatatataaattaattattataattatatttaattttattttatttttaaaataacaataaatatttaaaacatcttttaatatttaataaaaattaatatttttaaaatagacataattaaaaattttataaaaaattatttttttaatatatatataaaataaaaaaaataaaaattatataacagataaaatattttattttataaatacatattttttttttaaaaaataaatattaaataactaaTTTTGTTAAAATAGTGGGAGTTCATAGTTATTTGCCCAAACTTCAATTTTGTTGGAATAAGGTGTTTGAAGATTGtgttaattaattatacatttattttcacttttaaCTTACTTTGAATTAACACattgaattattttaagaaaaagaaagcatTAATTATATAGTAATGCAAACTTTGGGAAGCCCGCCTTGGGCATCGTTTTTTTTCAGAGTTAGTTCTCAGATGTAGGAAGTCCGACGGTCATATTGAAAATAAGACAAAATTAACtagaattataattattaattatatgttactataattaaaaaagaaaggtggacaataattttgagataacaaaaaaatgaaagatagaaaaaaattataagacagAGGGAAGaatgtatattttatattatcaattataatatatctgtgataattttattttataaaagtaaaaaaattgatttataattaaatattattaataaaacaatgaaaataataattatgaataaatattactaataaaattataattaatatattttaatagaaatttGGTTAGTGCAGTTATCAATTTAAAGGTAACCAAACTGATAACCaaaaatagaatatttttgGAATCACTAATAAAAACTGAGCTAAACATACCCTTACCAAAATAACCTAATTATATCAGTTTGGTTATTCAGTTATAACAGAAAAATTGTCACCCCTAGGTTTAGAATGGCCTACCATGGTTGTCAAACGCtttcaattttttcatattactgATTTACTATATGCCCAATAGACATCCAAAgtaacttttttattatttctctttCCATCTCAATCAGAATTTCAATTGAATGAGTGCACATATGAACATCTTTCCTATCCTACACTTAGTAATACCTTTGTAGGCCTGACAGACCATATGCATTATTTCTACTGTCCTAAACAAGAAATTAGGAACTTAATGTGTTGGATAAATTTGGAAAACAAACTCACTGATTGATCTTAATCTCACTACTGCTCAACAACGCAGTTAATGATTATTGTTGGATACTTGAATTCTGAATTCAGAGCCAGTTGTAGCAACAGTTTCAAGCCCTATATGATCCCATGATACTCAGTTGTTTCTTGTGTTTGTCATTTCTTGGTGGCCATTGATGCTAAGCCCAATGGGAAAAGTTCTGATGTTACGCTTTATCCTTTCTATATTTTCTCTTCAGCTTTTTTACATTAGTGCTGCACATACATGGCTTGCACCAGCCTTATATGTCTTTGGTGATTCCACTGTAGACCCTGGAAACAACAATAATCTCCCAACAAGGGCTAAAGCTAATTTTCTGCCTTATGgtattgattttaataatacACCAACTGGCCGTTTCACCAATGGCATGACAATTGCAGATTGTGTTGGTAAGACCCTTTTCTTCATATACAACTCAAGGAAGTAACTGCATTTGATCATTTCTTGATATATGGAGTATGCTTTTGTTGCAGCTACGCTTCTTGGTTTACCTTTTCCCCTAGCTTATATGAATCTTTCAGAGACGGAGAGGAGTAAGATAACAACTGGATTGAATtatggttcctcttcttgtgGTATTCTGCCAGAAACTGGATCTTCTGAGGtaagaaattttcaattttgcatttcagtagaaaaattaaaaagaaaaaaaaattaatgaatttttaaagaATGAAGATGGCAGAACCTAAAGGTAAACAAGGGATTGCAGAGAGAAGAGTAAGATTGAGAAAGTGTAGATAATATGGGATGATGAAAGCTAGCGTAGAGTGTTTTTTTTTCCTGTAGTTATGTCTCAGCAATTCAAATAAGATTCTTATATGGGAGGAGAAGCCGTTTCATGCCTTCTTTTATTCATTAATAAGAGGAAAAGAAATGTTTGATTCACTGGAAGAGGTCTGGTCTACATAATAAGTAGAGATGAAGCATGGAGGTCATGATTAGCAAATTTATCACCTggcttatatataaaaaaaatccgtGTTAATGACCTAATGGTATTCAGGAATTCATGTTGGTTTACTTATTTGGGAATTTTTTCAGGGATACTGCTTGACATTAGACAAGCAAATAGATCTTTTCAAAAGTACCACAAACAATGATATGCTAAGGGAGAACCTTGAAATGCATCTGTCCAAGTCGATCTTCTTCATCTCAATTGGTCCTAATGACTACTTCCTGAATTATTTTAAGAATTCAAGTGATATAAGCAAGCTTTTCTCACCAGATGAGTTTGCCAAATTCCTTATAAATGAGCTTGCCAAACGCTTGCAGGTTTTCTCTTTTTCTGTAACCCTTCTCAATGCAGCTCTTTCAATGGATCATCTTGAATAGTAATAAAATGTAACTGTACCTCCGTGTCTTAAATGAGTTTATGGTTTGCTTGTCTTATCTTGCAGGCTTCTGATACTGatccttttatttatttcaaaatttttttatgaatttcagGAAGGAAATTGTGGTGATGTAGTTatttgaaatatgttttccatTCTCATCTTTCAGTTTCTTTTCCAGTGTCACTTTGGATAGTAATAGATCACAGCACTgattaaatgaataatttagGGTGTCCTTTTAGATGTTTGATCATGCCATAGATGACATTGATACTTGCATCCATATAAGAATATGCAGTGTTCTCAACTAGGACATGAAAGTTCTTGGTGTTAGATGCAAAAGTTCTTTTGCCTAGAATGTCTTAAAATAGTATTACAGAAACAATGTTGGTATGGAGCAGTAGGAAAGAATGTGAATCTGCTGTTTGATGGGATGGATATAACTTGAAATCCTCGAACACTTTTACCCAATAAGTATGCACGATTACATGCATACGCAAAGCACACACGTTCTGCTACTTGTATAATAGAATCAATTTACTCCTTGAGTAGTTGAAGTTCATGCATGTGCAATTGTGCACGTTTCCTTCCCAATTACTTGCAGTTTAAAGAATATTTTGTCTCTTGGCAGATACTGTATGAGTTAGGCGCCAGGAAATTTTTGTTGAATGGCATTGGACCCGTAGGATGCACCCCTGGAATGATCAACTCAACTCAACATGAGGGAGAATGTGTTGAATTCATCAACAAGGTTGTGAACCTCTACAATGTGGAATTATCAACAAAGCTGCTATGCTTGCAATCCCAACTTCCTGGTTCTTTATTCACCCACTCGGATAACTTCCGGCTTTTCCAAGATATGAAAGAAAGCCACGAAACATACGGTAATAATCTGCCTTGTGTTCATTGTGATTTTTTTGGATTTTTCTATGGTGGTAAagtctcttcttttctttctcttgtaTTACAGGGATAACAAATATAAATAGCACTTGCTGGATTCCAAACCAGGATCTATGTCCGGAGAGAGACAAGTATCTGTTCTTTGATGCATTCCATACAAGTGGGGGTGCTAATATGATCCATGCAAGGCGTTGCTTCAACGAGACGTCAATATGCATTCCTCTGAATATTATGCAGCTTGCATTAGCCTAAGCATCTTTTGGTTATTAGCTTCTTcatgtaattaatttaaatctgtCTCACTTCTTTCCGGAATTTCTCTGTGATGGAATTAAAGCCTAAGATGGATGTATGCATgcgatttaaaaatattacaattgggaaaatatttaaaaatattttaaatttaaagaacaTACCTTAAACTTTTAGAATACATTTTTCCTCAACTTTCAAGATATTGTAAGaggattataatattattagtcATTAGCTTTATATTTTGGATTTTCTttgtcattaaaatttaatatatttatttttaataataatttttttggtaTTCATGACGCTGCCACTTGCCGAGTTATATGATGTGattcaattttataatatttatataattataaatttatatagattttAGGTTAAACATTAGCATATTGAAAAGGCCTTCTAATGAATTATAATAGTATGAAAAAAGCTTAATCTGATGATATGGATTCGAGTTTTCATATTTctacttttttattaaaaaaataatagtgtgaaaaagaattttttgtgaattttatttaatataaatattaattattatcaattaataattaaaaatatatcctatttatctcataatttttattcccTTTACATTTTTAcacattgaaaaaatataatttcttttattaattttttaattatttttttaaaattaaattaaattaaatataattataataataaatttatacattagtatagtctaataaaaaaataaataataattttaaaataataaaaataaataaataaaagttatagataattactaattaataggtgttatttcattaatattaaaattattttcagaaTCAAAGTTTTCGAGTTTGAATTTTAATACTATGaattatactaaaaaaaataatataattatagttaaaataataaaaataagatgtattaaagatatgaaaaatattttttattattgattatgttttaaatttttaaattttttattttcaaaatttaatattttttctattttaatttgtaaatataaatgtacaaaaaattattaaaaagctaaggcaaaaaaattaataataaaaatatgcacattaattcttatttataaattatatgttaattaatattatgtaccttaatatatcatataatttattttgtaggtaTTATATAATACACtataattatgatattttaCACCTGAGTTGTCTCAAAAATCGAAGCCAAGGAAAAAATGGATAAAGGGAAATCAGTAAgagaaataaaaggaaaaaatgaaaataagaaaacaaaggttaaaaaaaaaaggaaaagtaaatgagaaaatttaataatgagTTTAGTTTAATGATatgaaatcattttaaaaagtcCAAAAGTATCGAGTTCGCAATTTAATTGGagctatttataaaaaaaattattttattgataatcacttaattttaaaatttattttaattttatttcaataaaatcattcgatttaaattttattttaaaaaaaaattgttatattatcctttattcttatatttttacttttattttttattttaattttaatttgaaaaaatttaaatttgaatcacATGTTAATTTATCCAAATCTATTTAATTtgttagttaaataaaaaattaacgttAACCGTTACTAAGATGAGCAAGAGCTGTCattgaagaaaaattatttttacgtaccgttaaataaaattattatattttaaataaaatttattaaaattatttattaatttaattatttttaccttctatttgttattattaatttgaaGTTTTTTAGGAAATTAATTTGAATGGTGTTACGATGCAAATTTGACattgaagaaaaattatttttaatttaattttttgtcattttattggtaaaaaaatttaattattttaataataagaaatgaaatacTTCCCataatgtgataaaaaaatattttaatgatacttatatttaaaacgctgaataattaatattggaaaaattttttttcatattatattagtggcaatatttttttaaataaaataataattttaaatattgaaataaaggattttttttttttttacttacatCATCAAATAAACTGTGCAactaaatcatttttttttttaaaaaaatcttactCTTTAAAATTCAAGTATTTTAATATAAGAGGGACTGAAAAGTTTGAGACCTTCAATACTAGGTTGAAATGgcttttttgaaataaaataaaaaaaattaagtaattttattaaaataaattaaagtggAGTTATAGATTGAAGTTGAATAAATATAGGTTAAATTAAACTGTAAATTTACcaagaaatttttaaatttgcaggtaaattaattataattttttttttaaaaaattattgatatatttttaaagtttaacaACGGGTAAATACTTTGCTAATTAATAatggaatttttttaaaaataaaattaataatctaaATTAATTCATTGGTAATGTGGATATCAGTAGTAATTAATAGtgaatattttttcaaatttatttatttgttacaaaaactttttatatgttatattatttatttatttatttattgtattaaaattaGTAG encodes:
- the LOC110630630 gene encoding GDSL esterase/lipase At2g23540-like, giving the protein MLRENLEMHLSKSIFFISIGPNDYFLNYFKNSSDISKLFSPDEFAKFLINELAKRLQILYELGARKFLLNGIGPVGCTPGMINSTQHEGECVEFINKVVNLYNVELSTKLLCLQSQLPGSLFTHSDNFRLFQDMKESHETYGNNLPCVHCDFFGFFYGGKVSSFLSLVLQG